In Agarivorans gilvus, one genomic interval encodes:
- a CDS encoding glutamine amidotransferase-related protein, whose product MQIALLNCDKVDQQLAEKYGEYTDMFIHHLALQDATLEFEVFNVLNNELPKLNQFDGFLITGSRHNAYDQQPWILQLMAWIQQCEQLQRPLAGICFGHQIIARALGGKVEKSSKGWGLGVATNRLIKAPSWAKVDEPLSELKIYVSHQDQVTELPEQAELLASSEFCPNFMFQIDSNIFAIQGHPEFERGYSEALIDKRQMILSPTQFVLAKASLKYPVDASLVFSWILQLYQQATKR is encoded by the coding sequence ATGCAAATCGCGCTCTTAAATTGTGACAAAGTAGATCAGCAACTAGCTGAAAAATATGGTGAATATACTGACATGTTTATTCATCATTTAGCCTTGCAAGATGCCACCCTAGAATTCGAAGTGTTCAATGTACTAAACAATGAACTCCCTAAACTCAATCAATTCGATGGTTTTCTTATTACCGGCAGCCGCCATAATGCCTACGATCAGCAGCCGTGGATTTTGCAATTAATGGCTTGGATCCAGCAATGCGAGCAATTGCAGCGCCCCTTGGCAGGCATTTGTTTTGGTCATCAGATCATTGCGCGCGCACTGGGCGGAAAGGTGGAAAAATCCAGCAAGGGTTGGGGCTTGGGCGTGGCCACTAATCGGCTAATAAAGGCGCCTTCTTGGGCCAAAGTCGATGAACCGCTAAGCGAGCTGAAAATTTACGTGAGCCATCAAGATCAGGTGACCGAATTACCCGAGCAAGCCGAGCTATTGGCCAGTAGTGAGTTTTGTCCCAACTTTATGTTTCAGATAGACAGTAATATTTTTGCCATTCAAGGCCATCCAGAGTTTGAACGGGGTTATAGCGAGGCGCTGATTGATAAGCGGCAAATGATCCTTTCGCCGACTCAGTTCGTTTTGGCCAAAGCTAGCTTAAAATATCCAGTGGATGCCAGCTTAGTCTTTTCATGGATTTTGCAGCTTTACCAACAAGCGACGAAGCGCTAA
- a CDS encoding efflux transporter outer membrane subunit — translation MRLADWAWITLLLVGLSACSRNSTPAHTLDTELAANSWSSQYQQGEFANQGFEQALPAQLQALIKEALSANPQLQQQGFALDQQLYQIQIQNSQSWPNINAFLSGQRSGNDAASSSQFRVGLEFSWELDWLGKLDAQQQAAILDAKVSFEQWQQAQIRLAANTAQQWYNVIAAEQQRQLIAERYKNLKANLQIIEESYQSGINSALDVYLARADLSAARARLNSRSSELIQAKRQLELLLGRYPSGQISVQGQLDTPLAALPAGLPSELLQRRHDIKAAQYQLAAADLRVYAAYRDRFPSLSLSGSGGGQSNQLNQLLNGNSLIWSVFAGIGAPLFDAARRENIQQQRYAEAQSLNANYVDTVLASFAEVEQALQLEPSLRHNAELLASAAEDSKQAERLAFENYLAGLNEYVTVLESQRRAFDAQSSAITALNSQLQNRIELYLALGGGLQHAQTSREAFASEPLFD, via the coding sequence ATGCGCTTGGCTGATTGGGCTTGGATAACCTTGTTACTGGTAGGCTTGTCTGCTTGTAGCCGTAATTCCACCCCCGCTCATACCCTCGATACCGAGCTAGCGGCTAATTCTTGGAGCAGCCAATATCAGCAAGGTGAATTTGCCAATCAAGGTTTTGAACAGGCGCTTCCGGCTCAGCTACAAGCGCTAATCAAAGAAGCCTTGAGCGCTAACCCGCAGTTGCAACAACAAGGCTTCGCGCTTGACCAACAACTCTATCAAATTCAAATTCAAAACAGCCAATCTTGGCCCAATATTAACGCCTTTCTCAGTGGCCAACGTAGTGGCAACGATGCCGCCAGCAGCAGTCAGTTTAGAGTGGGCTTGGAGTTTAGTTGGGAATTAGACTGGCTGGGCAAACTCGACGCCCAACAGCAGGCGGCTATTCTGGACGCCAAGGTGAGTTTTGAACAATGGCAACAGGCACAAATCCGCCTCGCCGCCAACACCGCCCAGCAATGGTATAACGTCATCGCTGCCGAGCAACAGCGCCAGCTGATTGCCGAACGTTATAAAAACCTGAAAGCCAACCTACAAATAATTGAAGAGAGCTACCAAAGTGGCATTAATAGCGCCCTCGATGTCTATTTGGCACGAGCCGATTTAAGTGCGGCAAGGGCTCGACTCAACTCTCGCAGCAGCGAACTCATCCAAGCCAAGCGACAGCTTGAGCTGCTATTGGGACGTTACCCCAGCGGACAAATCAGTGTACAAGGGCAATTGGATACGCCACTAGCCGCCTTGCCTGCTGGCCTACCCTCAGAATTATTACAACGCCGCCACGACATAAAAGCTGCCCAATACCAATTGGCGGCAGCCGATTTACGGGTTTACGCCGCCTATCGCGACCGTTTCCCCAGCCTCTCTTTAAGTGGCAGTGGCGGAGGCCAAAGTAATCAGCTCAATCAACTGTTGAATGGTAATTCTTTAATTTGGTCCGTATTTGCCGGCATCGGCGCGCCGCTCTTCGATGCCGCGCGACGGGAAAACATTCAACAGCAACGCTACGCCGAGGCGCAAAGCCTAAATGCGAATTATGTGGATACCGTGCTCGCCAGCTTCGCCGAAGTGGAACAAGCACTGCAACTTGAGCCCAGTTTACGCCATAACGCCGAACTATTAGCCAGCGCCGCCGAAGACTCCAAACAGGCCGAGCGGCTGGCCTTTGAAAACTATTTGGCTGGTCTGAATGAATACGTCACCGTATTAGAATCACAGCGGCGGGCCTTTGACGCGCAAAGCAGTGCCATTACTGCCTTAAACTCACAACTACAAAATAGAATTGAGCTCTATTTGGCGCTAGGTGGCGGCCTACAACACGCTCAAACTAGCCGCGAGGCCTTTGCCTCCGAGCCATTATTTGATTAG
- a CDS encoding efflux RND transporter periplasmic adaptor subunit — protein MPLRLQNYQASVSSYGSIQAHTETKLIAQIAGTITYVSENFREGAFFEKGEVLVKIDPRDYQNAITIAEAELQTSQLELAEEQAKVTQALRDWERLGKGQAPNDLVLRKPQLAAKQAAVNSAKAKLSRAKLDLERSVIRAPYAGRVLDKQVELGEYLSSGKTLASSYAIDYLEVRLPISLQQQTVLAIPENFRQSQASQPPPLVELTSSYGSEQYQWQAKLVRSEAALDAASRQLYVVAQIDDPYGPSNETKPALKIGQFVRADIQGKQLSQVFVIPRSALYSDQQVVILQDGLLQRKTVHIVWQDADNFVIDSGVEAGQYLVTTPLGRVISGTPAEATEQANEQL, from the coding sequence ATGCCGCTGCGTTTGCAAAACTACCAAGCCAGTGTCAGCTCCTATGGCAGTATTCAAGCCCATACCGAGACCAAGCTAATTGCTCAGATTGCTGGCACCATCACCTATGTTTCGGAAAACTTTCGCGAAGGCGCCTTCTTTGAAAAGGGCGAAGTCTTAGTCAAAATTGATCCACGCGACTATCAAAATGCCATTACCATTGCCGAAGCCGAACTACAAACCAGCCAATTGGAGCTCGCCGAAGAACAAGCCAAGGTGACGCAAGCCTTGCGCGATTGGGAGCGCTTGGGCAAGGGCCAAGCCCCTAACGATTTAGTCCTGCGCAAACCGCAACTGGCCGCCAAGCAAGCCGCGGTGAACTCGGCTAAAGCCAAGCTTAGCCGCGCCAAGCTAGACTTAGAACGCAGCGTAATTCGCGCGCCCTACGCCGGCCGAGTTTTAGACAAACAAGTGGAATTGGGCGAATACTTGAGCAGCGGTAAAACCTTGGCCAGTAGCTATGCCATCGACTACCTAGAAGTACGCCTACCGATTAGCTTGCAGCAGCAAACCGTGCTTGCCATTCCAGAGAACTTTCGCCAAAGCCAAGCCAGTCAGCCGCCGCCTTTAGTTGAGCTCACTAGCAGTTACGGTAGCGAGCAATATCAATGGCAAGCCAAGCTGGTGCGCAGTGAAGCTGCGCTGGATGCTGCCAGCCGCCAGCTCTATGTAGTGGCGCAAATAGACGACCCCTATGGCCCCAGCAACGAAACCAAACCAGCGCTTAAAATAGGCCAATTTGTTCGCGCCGACATCCAAGGCAAACAGCTTAGCCAAGTGTTTGTTATTCCGCGCAGCGCCCTCTATAGCGACCAGCAAGTGGTGATTTTGCAAGACGGCTTACTGCAACGTAAAACCGTTCACATAGTTTGGCAAGATGCCGACAATTTCGTCATCGATAGTGGTGTTGAAGCCGGCCAATATCTGGTCACCACTCCATTGGGTCGAGTGATTAGCGGCACCCCAGCAGAAGCAACGGAGCAAGCTAATGAGCAGCTGTAA
- a CDS encoding efflux RND transporter permease subunit — protein sequence MHGLIAWFTRNHVAANLLMVLIVGLGLYSAKFRLPLEVFPEFELDMVNVSIALPGASPEESEESLAIRIEEAISDIEGIEQITSISQEGAARVSAEINSRYDTRDVMSDIKSRIDAINTFPSDAERPVVSLSQFKRETITVAVSGELAAKELRLVAESVRDELLQLPELSQVELDSVAPYEISIEISEQKLREYGLELSQVAQIIRQASLDLSAGSVKTQGGEILLRTKGQAYLGDEFADLLIISRADGTRIRLSEIANIVDGFEETPIINRFNKKPAVMIEVYRVGDQSAIDISDAVKQFIQDKQPYLPQGVSLNYWRDSSKIVKARLNTLKNSAIQGSILVALLLALFLRPAIALWVCIGIPISFMGGLLVMPAVDVTINIISLFAFIMVLGILVDDAIVTSENIYTHLKAGEKPLSAAIKGTQEVAVPVTFGVLTTVAAFLPLMMIGGVRGEIFAQIPLIVIPVLLFSLVESKLILPAHLKHIKPPSKQAGRFTRWQNSFANGFESAILKFYQPALKQALAHRITTAAIAVGVFIVVLSLATSGWIRFVFFPRVPSETARASLVMPAGTAFSITDNYVNRILDAALTLQQKYRDPDTGDSIILNILATSGSGGGSGSGQSNQGRVVFEIEPPETRSLEISSTELVREWRQLIGNLPGTESLSFRAEMGRGGSPLDIQFSSNDFAAMAQLADLTKQKLQQYPAIFDVEDSLADGKVELQLNIKPQAQALGLTLNDLAQQVRSAFFGYQVQRIQRGREDVKVYVRYPASERQSQYNLTNMLIRTPDGAELPFSEVATVQASQSPATITRIDRLRTQNIRADVNKQQANIEVIKADLQQWLQQRMVAFPQVSFSLEGEAKEQRESFASLGVGLLFVLFVIYALLAIPFASYWQPIVVMSTIPFGVVGAILGHMIMGMPLTIMSMMGMLALTGVVVNDSLVLVDYINRQRRKGVDIMVAVACAGVARFRAVILTSLTTFAGLMPLIFEKSTQAQFLIPMAISLGFGIIFATLITLLVVPVNYLLLNDAQQALIAFKRWWLAAFKKPTRP from the coding sequence ATGCACGGTTTAATTGCTTGGTTTACCCGTAACCATGTGGCGGCTAACTTACTGATGGTGCTGATAGTTGGCCTTGGTTTATATTCCGCCAAGTTTCGCCTGCCGCTAGAGGTATTTCCCGAATTTGAATTAGACATGGTGAATGTCAGCATTGCCCTACCCGGTGCCAGCCCCGAGGAAAGCGAGGAAAGCTTAGCCATTCGCATCGAAGAAGCCATCAGCGATATCGAAGGCATCGAGCAAATCACCTCAATATCGCAAGAAGGCGCAGCCCGAGTCAGCGCCGAAATTAACTCCCGCTACGATACTCGTGATGTGATGAGCGACATCAAATCACGCATCGACGCCATTAATACCTTTCCCAGTGACGCCGAACGCCCGGTGGTAAGCCTCAGTCAATTTAAACGCGAAACCATCACCGTTGCGGTATCCGGCGAGCTAGCCGCAAAAGAACTGCGTTTGGTGGCCGAAAGCGTTCGCGATGAGTTATTACAACTGCCGGAACTAAGCCAAGTAGAACTGGACTCGGTGGCACCCTACGAAATATCCATCGAAATATCGGAGCAAAAGCTACGTGAATACGGTTTAGAGCTGAGCCAAGTAGCGCAAATTATTCGCCAAGCCTCGCTAGACTTATCAGCCGGTTCGGTGAAAACCCAAGGCGGTGAAATCTTATTGCGCACCAAGGGTCAGGCCTATTTAGGTGATGAGTTTGCTGATCTATTAATTATTAGCCGAGCCGACGGCACACGGATCCGCCTGTCTGAAATTGCCAATATCGTCGATGGTTTTGAAGAAACCCCCATCATTAATCGCTTTAATAAAAAGCCCGCGGTGATGATTGAGGTTTATCGAGTGGGTGACCAAAGTGCCATCGACATCTCCGATGCGGTGAAACAATTCATTCAAGATAAACAGCCTTATTTGCCGCAAGGTGTCAGCTTAAACTATTGGCGTGACAGCTCCAAAATTGTCAAAGCGCGGCTAAATACCCTAAAAAACAGTGCTATTCAGGGCAGCATTTTGGTGGCCTTATTGCTGGCGCTATTCCTACGCCCCGCCATAGCGCTATGGGTGTGTATCGGCATACCAATTAGTTTCATGGGTGGCTTGCTAGTGATGCCGGCCGTGGATGTGACGATTAATATTATCTCACTGTTTGCCTTCATCATGGTGCTGGGGATCTTGGTCGACGATGCCATTGTTACCAGTGAGAATATTTATACCCACCTAAAGGCTGGAGAGAAACCGCTTAGCGCAGCGATTAAAGGCACTCAAGAAGTGGCGGTGCCGGTGACCTTTGGGGTATTAACCACGGTTGCGGCATTTTTACCGCTGATGATGATTGGCGGCGTGCGCGGAGAAATTTTTGCGCAAATTCCCTTAATTGTTATTCCGGTATTGTTGTTCTCCTTGGTGGAATCAAAACTGATTTTGCCCGCCCACTTAAAACACATTAAGCCGCCCAGCAAACAAGCTGGACGCTTCACCCGTTGGCAAAATAGCTTCGCCAATGGGTTTGAAAGTGCCATTTTAAAGTTTTACCAACCGGCATTAAAACAGGCACTCGCCCACCGCATTACCACCGCAGCCATCGCTGTTGGAGTTTTCATTGTGGTGCTGTCTCTGGCCACCTCGGGATGGATCCGTTTTGTCTTTTTCCCGAGAGTACCCAGTGAGACGGCCCGTGCTAGCCTAGTCATGCCAGCGGGCACGGCATTCAGCATTACCGACAACTATGTAAACCGGATTCTTGATGCAGCCCTTACTCTGCAGCAAAAATACCGAGACCCAGACACTGGCGACAGTATCATTCTCAATATTCTAGCCACCAGTGGCTCCGGCGGCGGTAGCGGCAGTGGTCAAAGTAACCAAGGCCGAGTGGTATTTGAAATTGAGCCACCTGAAACCCGCAGCTTAGAGATTAGCAGTACCGAATTAGTACGCGAATGGCGCCAGCTGATCGGTAATTTACCGGGTACTGAAAGCCTCAGCTTTCGCGCCGAAATGGGCCGCGGAGGCTCGCCTTTAGACATTCAATTTAGTAGTAACGATTTTGCCGCGATGGCGCAATTGGCAGACTTAACCAAGCAAAAGCTGCAGCAATATCCAGCCATTTTCGACGTTGAAGACAGCTTGGCAGACGGCAAAGTTGAACTGCAACTCAATATTAAACCTCAAGCCCAGGCTTTGGGCTTAACTTTAAATGACCTGGCCCAGCAGGTAAGAAGCGCCTTTTTTGGTTATCAAGTGCAACGCATTCAGCGCGGCCGCGAAGATGTGAAGGTGTATGTACGCTATCCTGCTAGTGAGCGCCAATCACAATACAATTTAACCAATATGTTAATTCGAACTCCCGATGGCGCTGAATTACCCTTCAGTGAAGTCGCTACGGTGCAAGCCTCGCAAAGCCCCGCCACCATTACTCGTATTGACCGCCTACGCACCCAAAATATTCGCGCCGACGTGAACAAACAGCAGGCCAATATTGAAGTCATTAAAGCGGATTTACAGCAATGGCTGCAGCAGCGCATGGTGGCCTTTCCTCAGGTGAGTTTTAGCTTAGAAGGGGAAGCCAAAGAGCAACGCGAATCCTTTGCCAGCCTAGGCGTTGGCCTGTTGTTCGTACTGTTCGTGATTTATGCCCTATTAGCCATTCCCTTTGCCTCCTACTGGCAACCCATAGTTGTGATGTCTACTATTCCTTTTGGGGTGGTGGGTGCCATCTTGGGTCACATGATCATGGGCATGCCTTTAACCATTATGAGTATGATGGGCATGCTGGCGCTTACCGGGGTGGTGGTAAATGACAGCTTAGTCCTAGTGGACTATATCAACCGGCAACGACGTAAGGGCGTGGACATTATGGTGGCGGTGGCCTGTGCTGGGGTGGCACGTTTTCGGGCGGTAATTCTCACCTCTCTCACCACCTTTGCCGGTTTGATGCCGCTGATTTTTGAAAAGAGTACCCAAGCCCAATTTTTAATTCCAATGGCCATCTCGCTGGGCTTTGGCATCATCTTCGCCACCCTGATTACGCTCTTGGTGGTGCCAGTAAACTACCTGCTACTAAATGATGCTCAGCAAGCCTTGATCGCTTTTAAACGCTGGTGGTTAGCTGCTTTTAAAAAGCCGACTCGCCCATAA
- a CDS encoding HDOD domain-containing protein: protein MELEAFFQQVKKLPVMPQIMQELLTSINDENVDLHQLGKKLSTDQSLGANVLKMANSAAFRGVKQIDSIEAAAIRLGLKRVRSLVVAAGLNGMMPSKNFDQQQFWGQAIHVALLAQALAKCSDIEPDTAFTCGMLHNFGELLIVSATPEEAGLIELCLESGETRVSAQRQTLGLDYAQIGGELARRWNFSPVITDAIEQQLNPMDYEEVSRPAVLIRLAIFAHHALNANLSAEMVANNLPEPLCQLAGVDKTKAQSYIEEAIEQGEQMVSHSMV, encoded by the coding sequence ATGGAACTGGAAGCCTTTTTCCAGCAGGTTAAAAAACTGCCAGTGATGCCGCAAATTATGCAGGAGTTGCTAACCAGCATTAATGACGAGAATGTCGACTTGCATCAACTGGGCAAGAAGCTATCAACTGACCAGTCGCTAGGCGCAAACGTATTGAAAATGGCTAACTCGGCTGCTTTTCGTGGTGTGAAGCAAATTGACTCGATTGAAGCAGCGGCTATTCGGCTTGGCTTAAAACGGGTGCGCTCGCTGGTGGTGGCCGCCGGTTTAAATGGCATGATGCCTAGCAAAAATTTTGACCAACAACAGTTCTGGGGACAGGCTATTCACGTGGCCTTATTGGCCCAAGCCTTGGCCAAGTGCAGTGACATAGAGCCCGATACGGCATTTACCTGCGGCATGTTGCATAACTTCGGTGAACTACTGATCGTTAGTGCCACGCCTGAAGAGGCCGGTCTAATTGAGCTGTGTTTAGAAAGTGGCGAGACTCGGGTTTCGGCGCAACGTCAAACACTGGGTTTAGATTATGCGCAAATTGGGGGAGAATTGGCTCGCCGTTGGAATTTTTCTCCGGTGATTACCGACGCCATTGAGCAGCAGCTTAACCCTATGGATTATGAAGAAGTATCCCGCCCTGCGGTGCTGATCCGCCTGGCCATTTTTGCTCACCATGCCTTAAATGCCAATTTGAGTGCCGAAATGGTGGCCAATAATTTGCCCGAGCCGCTATGTCAGCTGGCTGGGGTAGATAAAACCAAGGCGCAAAGTTACATCGAAGAGGCGATAGAGCAAGGCGAACAAATGGTAAGCCATAGCATGGTGTAA
- a CDS encoding helix-turn-helix domain-containing protein: MENYVVPEHLAMRKQPSQARTRRLVEHILDSTLCLIQEQGMASVNTNLIAKYAEIDIASLYRFFKNKEAIFFALAHRWFIKVQQVVVEQDFQQQVGNILQYKDSAQIKLRALPETEVMLVSFHELFTHDKDFKALENWNRSIIVSRMKRSFIDNGSQWDDQAITSACVYLYGLTRNFMAGTIGMSEDEHLRQFAWFQVSANQLRELVLSGEVPAHFVA, translated from the coding sequence ATGGAAAACTATGTCGTACCTGAGCATTTGGCTATGCGTAAACAACCCAGCCAAGCTCGCACCAGACGACTAGTTGAGCATATTCTAGATAGCACCCTATGTTTGATTCAAGAGCAAGGCATGGCTTCGGTCAATACCAACTTGATTGCTAAATATGCTGAAATCGATATTGCTTCCCTGTATCGCTTTTTCAAAAACAAAGAGGCGATTTTCTTTGCTTTGGCGCACCGTTGGTTTATTAAAGTCCAGCAGGTGGTAGTAGAGCAAGACTTCCAACAGCAAGTTGGCAATATTCTTCAATACAAAGACAGTGCCCAAATTAAATTGCGAGCCTTGCCCGAAACAGAGGTCATGTTGGTTAGCTTTCATGAGCTGTTTACCCATGATAAAGATTTTAAAGCACTGGAAAATTGGAACCGCAGCATCATAGTGTCAAGAATGAAACGTTCATTCATTGACAATGGTAGTCAATGGGACGACCAAGCGATAACCAGTGCTTGTGTTTACTTGTATGGCCTCACTAGAAATTTCATGGCGGGAACCATTGGCATGTCTGAAGACGAGCATCTGCGCCAATTTGCTTGGTTCCAGGTGAGCGCTAACCAGTTACGTGAATTGGTATTAAGTGGTGAAGTTCCAGCTCATTTTGTTGCATAA
- the argA gene encoding amino-acid N-acetyltransferase, whose protein sequence is METNLDRSAEDLVTWFRQSAPYINAHRGKTFVVMLSGEASSSDNFTNIIQDIALLKTLGVKIVLVCGARPQIDSLIAAHQHSCLFAGEQRITDERSLNIIKQAVGQIQMDIEAQLSMGLVNSPLHQAHINVVRGNFVVAQPIGVEDGIDFLHTGKVRRINHQSIKRQLEHGEIVMVSPLGVSVTGELFNICSEDITTEIAVSLKADKVIYFCPEQGIHDDAGHLVSELLPDTAHQLMASEAFLKHTDKDTLRYLRAAIECSDRGIERCHLVSYQQDGALLKELYTRDGSGTQLVQYSYERIREARLDDINGIIELIRPLEEQGILVRRSRELLEMEIDRFTIVERDGMIIGCAALYTFNKENMGELACLVSHPQYRQASRGDRLLQAIIKRAKQQGLSKLFVLTTKSIHWFRERGFALANFEDLPTEKQAIYNLQRRSKILFINIA, encoded by the coding sequence ATGGAGACGAACTTGGACCGCTCGGCCGAAGATTTAGTAACTTGGTTTCGCCAGTCTGCCCCTTATATTAATGCCCACCGAGGAAAAACTTTCGTAGTCATGCTCAGTGGTGAGGCCAGTAGCAGCGATAACTTTACCAACATTATTCAAGATATTGCTTTGCTGAAAACCCTAGGCGTAAAAATCGTCTTGGTGTGTGGCGCCAGGCCACAAATTGACAGCCTGATTGCAGCCCATCAACACAGTTGTCTTTTCGCCGGTGAACAACGCATTACCGATGAGCGCAGCCTGAACATCATCAAACAGGCGGTTGGCCAAATTCAAATGGATATCGAAGCTCAGCTGTCTATGGGCTTAGTTAACTCTCCACTGCATCAAGCCCATATTAACGTTGTGCGCGGTAATTTTGTGGTGGCTCAACCAATAGGTGTGGAAGACGGTATCGATTTTCTACATACCGGTAAAGTACGTCGGATTAACCACCAAAGTATTAAGCGTCAGCTTGAGCATGGCGAGATTGTTATGGTCTCGCCTCTTGGCGTATCAGTGACCGGCGAGCTATTTAATATCTGCTCGGAAGACATCACCACTGAAATCGCCGTTTCCCTAAAAGCCGACAAGGTTATCTATTTTTGTCCAGAGCAAGGGATCCATGATGACGCAGGCCACTTAGTGAGTGAGTTGCTGCCGGATACGGCTCATCAGTTAATGGCCTCGGAAGCATTTTTAAAACATACCGATAAAGATACGCTGCGATATCTACGAGCTGCCATTGAATGTAGCGACCGCGGCATTGAGCGCTGCCACCTTGTCAGCTATCAACAAGACGGCGCTTTACTCAAAGAACTTTATACTCGCGATGGCAGCGGCACCCAACTGGTACAATACAGTTACGAGCGGATCCGCGAAGCGCGTTTAGATGATATTAACGGCATTATCGAATTAATACGCCCCTTAGAAGAGCAAGGCATACTCGTTCGCCGCTCGCGTGAGTTACTAGAAATGGAAATCGACCGTTTCACCATTGTTGAACGAGACGGCATGATCATTGGCTGTGCCGCCCTGTATACCTTTAACAAAGAAAACATGGGCGAGTTGGCTTGCTTAGTTAGCCACCCTCAATATCGCCAAGCCAGCCGTGGCGATAGACTATTACAGGCCATTATTAAACGTGCTAAACAACAGGGCTTAAGTAAGCTGTTTGTGCTTACCACCAAAAGTATTCACTGGTTTAGAGAGCGTGGTTTTGCCTTAGCCAACTTCGAAGATCTACCTACCGAAAAACAAGCAATTTACAACTTGCAGCGGCGCTCAAAGATCCTCTTTATCAACATTGCTTAA
- a CDS encoding porin — protein MKKLTIIALAIAAASGSVQAAKVYKDDKHSVDLYGRVYAGYTAGDDEGRSDNFGSDQYVRFGAKVKSNIDETNYALARYELQLENNDEGDDASKTKTRLAYAGFGGNYGEFTFGRNYGALELIADWTDSSYVSPYGNSALGISSSREEGIGRSDNVLKYAGEFSGVDVHVSYKFNDNEKEDGVSQDNSAYGIAVAYTFDFGFGLGAGYNVANNADGIDDSKMAIFGVNYDANGVYAAANYATGTNNKGFKQHRADSQGDHTGYEMVVGYKFTKNFRAQAMWNKAELEPNDGAKFDKVDYYTIEGRYNLTKQLRIVAAYQMNQIDDAKDEFHFAARYDF, from the coding sequence ATGAAAAAGCTTACTATTATCGCCTTAGCTATCGCTGCGGCTTCTGGTTCTGTTCAGGCTGCCAAAGTCTATAAAGATGATAAACACTCGGTTGATCTATATGGTCGCGTATACGCTGGTTATACTGCCGGCGATGATGAAGGTCGTTCTGATAACTTCGGTTCTGACCAATACGTACGTTTTGGCGCTAAAGTTAAGTCAAACATTGACGAAACCAATTACGCTTTGGCGCGTTATGAGTTGCAACTAGAAAACAATGATGAAGGTGACGACGCTTCTAAAACCAAAACGCGTTTAGCCTATGCTGGTTTTGGCGGCAACTACGGTGAGTTTACCTTTGGCCGTAACTACGGTGCTCTAGAATTAATCGCCGACTGGACCGATAGCAGCTACGTTAGCCCTTACGGTAACAGCGCTCTAGGTATTAGCTCTAGCCGCGAAGAAGGCATTGGCCGTTCTGACAACGTGTTGAAATACGCTGGTGAATTCAGTGGCGTAGACGTGCATGTATCTTACAAGTTTAACGACAATGAAAAAGAAGATGGCGTTAGCCAAGATAACTCAGCCTACGGCATTGCTGTGGCCTACACCTTTGACTTCGGTTTTGGTTTAGGTGCTGGTTATAACGTAGCGAATAATGCTGACGGTATTGACGACAGCAAAATGGCTATCTTCGGTGTGAATTACGACGCTAACGGTGTATACGCTGCAGCTAACTACGCTACAGGAACTAACAACAAAGGCTTTAAACAGCACCGCGCAGATAGCCAAGGTGACCACACTGGTTACGAAATGGTAGTGGGCTACAAGTTTACTAAAAACTTCCGCGCTCAAGCGATGTGGAACAAAGCTGAGTTAGAGCCAAACGATGGCGCTAAATTCGATAAAGTAGACTACTACACTATCGAAGGTCGTTATAACTTAACTAAACAACTACGCATTGTGGCTGCTTATCAAATGAATCAAATTGATGATGCCAAAGATGAATTCCACTTTGCCGCACGTTACGACTTCTAA
- a CDS encoding DUF4250 domain-containing protein: protein MDASYMLNLDANILLGIVNEKLRLECDSLEDLALTFGFEERSLARRLESIGYHYDVISNQFKAF, encoded by the coding sequence ATGGATGCTAGCTACATGTTAAATCTTGATGCCAACATCTTATTGGGGATAGTTAACGAGAAACTACGCTTAGAATGCGATAGTTTGGAAGATTTGGCGCTTACTTTTGGTTTTGAAGAGCGCTCGCTCGCTCGTCGTTTAGAAAGTATTGGTTATCACTATGATGTGATAAGTAATCAGTTTAAAGCATTCTAA
- a CDS encoding GrxA family glutaredoxin, translating to MFAVIFGRPGCPFCVRAKQIAEQLSEAHEDYNYRYVDIHAEGISKADLEKTVGKPVETVPQIFVDEKHVGGCTEYEALMREQFDF from the coding sequence ATGTTTGCAGTAATTTTTGGTCGTCCTGGTTGTCCTTTTTGTGTTCGTGCTAAACAGATTGCAGAACAGCTAAGCGAAGCGCACGAGGATTATAACTACCGTTATGTGGATATTCATGCCGAAGGTATTTCTAAAGCTGATTTGGAAAAAACTGTGGGTAAACCGGTTGAGACGGTACCGCAGATCTTTGTTGATGAAAAACACGTGGGTGGTTGTACTGAGTATGAAGCACTAATGCGCGAACAGTTTGATTTCTAA